The proteins below are encoded in one region of Pongo pygmaeus isolate AG05252 chromosome 20, NHGRI_mPonPyg2-v2.0_pri, whole genome shotgun sequence:
- the FGF21 gene encoding fibroblast growth factor 21: protein MDSDETGFEHSGLWVPVLAGLLLGACQAHPIPDSSPLLQFGGQVRQRYLYTDDAQQTEAHLEIREDGTVGGAADQSPESLLQLKALKPGVIQILGVKTSRFLCQRPDGALYGSLHFDPEACSFRELLLEDGYNVYQSEAHGLPLHLPGNKSPHRDPAPRGPARFLPLPGLPPAPPEPPGILAPQPPDVGSSDPLSMVGPSQGRSPSYAS from the exons ATGGACTCGGACGAGACCGGGTTCGAGCACTCAGGACTGTGGGTTCCTGTGCTGGCTGGTCTTCTGCTGGGAGCCTGCCAGGCACACCCCATCCCTGACTCCAGTCCTCTCCTGCAATTCGGGGGCCAAGTCCGGCAGCGGTACCTCTACACAGATGATGCCCAGCAGACAGAAGCCCACCTGGAGATCAGGGAGGATGGGACGGTGGGGGGCGCTGCTGACCAGAGCCCCGAAA GTCTCCTGCAGCTGAAAGCCTTGAAGCCGGGAGTTATTCAAATCTTGGGAGTCAAGACATCCAGGTTCCTGTGCCAGAGGCCAGATGGGGCCCTGTATGGATCG CTCCACTTTGACCCTGAGGCCTGCAGCTTCCGGGAGCTGCTTCTTGAGGACGGATACAATGTTTATCAGTCCGAGGCCCATGGCCTCCCGCTGCATCTGCCGGGAAACAAGTCCCCACACCGGGACCCTGCACCCCGAGGACCAGCTCGCTTCCTgccactaccaggcctgcccccCGCACCCCCAGAGCCGCCCGGAATCCTGGCCCCCCAGCCCCCCGATGTGGGCTCCTCGGACCCTCTGAGCATGGTGGGACCTTCCCAGGGCCGAAGCCCCAGCTATGCTTCCTGA